From Nodosilinea sp. PGN35:
CCCCCTGCTACCACGCCCGCACCGTCGCCCGCTGGCGCGCTGAACTGGAAAACTGCCCCCTGGTGCTGGGTTCCGCCACCCCTTCCCTTGACACCTGGGTCCAGTGCCGCGGGCTAGGCGAAAGCCAGCCGCAAGATCCCGTAGGGTGGGCACTGCCCACCACCAACCCAGCCACCGCCGACTTTCCCACCACCGCCGCCCCAAACCCCCCTTTAAATTCCCCAATCCAGCTAAACTCACCACCTCCATCTCCCCTTCACCCCCCCACCCCCCCACCCCCTCACCTTCTCTACGCCCCCACCCTCCCCTGGACCTACCTCTCCCTGCCAGAACGAGTCCAGGCCCAACCCCTGCCCGAGGTCAACGTCATCGACATGCGCGACGAGCTGCAAGACGGCAACCGCAGCATTCTCAGCCGATCGCTGCAAACCGCCCTGACCACCATGAAAGCCGAAGGCAACCAGGGCTTGCTGTTCATCCATCGGCGGGGGCACAGCAGTTTTGTGTCGTGCCGCAGCTGCGGCCACGTGATGATGTGCCCCCACTGCGACGTGTCGCTGTCGTACCACCAGCCGGGGGCAAATAGCGCCATGACCCTGCGCTGCCACTACTGCAACTATAGCCAGGGCCACCCCAAGCACTGCCCAGCGTGTAGCTCCCCCTACCTCAAGCACTTTGGCAGCGGCACCCAGCGGGTGGTCAACGCCCTGGCCGAAATCTTCCCAGAGCTGAGCTGCATTCGCTTCGACAGCGACACCACCCGCACCAAAGGAGCCCACCGGGCGCTGCTCACCCGCTTTGCCGAAGGCGGGGCAGACCTGCTGGTGGGCACTCAAATGCTGACTAAGGGCATCGATCTGCCCCAGGTCACCCTGGTGGGCATCATTGCCGCCGACGGACTCCTATATATGAATGATTACTGGGCCAGCGAGCGGGCGCTGCAAATGCTGATTCAGGTGGCGGGGCGGGCGGGGCGCGGCACCCAGCCAGGGCAAGTCTTTTTGCAGACCTACACCCCTGAGCATCCGGTGGTGGAAGCGGTTACCCGCCACGCCTACGAGGGGTTTATTGCCGCTGAGTGGGCGCAGCGGCAGCTGCTGCAATACCCCCCCGCCGGGCAAATGGTGCTGCTGCGGCTCAGCAGTACCGACCCGGAGGCGGTGCAGCAAACGGCTGATACCCTGGCTCAGCAAGTGACTCAGCGGTTGGTCGGGTCGTCTTACCAACTGCTGGGGCCAGCGCCAGCGCCAATTCCGCGAGTTGCCCGTCGCTACCGTTGGCATCTCGTGGTCAAAGGCCCGCTGGACGAGCCCCTGCCTGACTTGCAAGACCTCAAACGCCATTGCCCCAAGCAGGTGAGCCTCACCATTGACGTCGATCCGTTAAACCTGGCCTAAACGGCATTTAATACCCCAGCCTATTTGCGTATACCCGCATTGGTAGGGGCGTAGCAGGCTACGCCCC
This genomic window contains:
- the priA gene encoding primosomal protein N', with translation MGLGESRPHPQWVNVLVDYGGQPAEYTYEVPAALGVQVGDILTVPFRHQSIGAIALSLSPVPPTNLVPHQIRAVEGIVEQRFFAPPYWALLQRVADYYQVPLIQVLKTALPPGLLARSQRRLRLRRDRLPQTYPQPLAPGLKALLEDLQRSPTGDYTWPYLQKRGHSYRTLQQLIQLGWAESYLAPPQPPQAKRRQAVTLVSGDTLPAALTTRQQDIIATLRRQGGDLWLSDALQLCQTTSPTLKRLAQSGCVVIEPREQLRAETGPALLPDHPKLLTHHQALVLDSINKNQQGSQFLLHGVTGSGKTEVYLQAIAPRLAAGQSALVLVPEIGLTPQLTDRFRRRFGDQVWVYHSGLADGERYDTWRQSLRPSQPLVIVGTRSAIFMPLPNLGLIILDEEHDSSYKQDVPPCYHARTVARWRAELENCPLVLGSATPSLDTWVQCRGLGESQPQDPVGWALPTTNPATADFPTTAAPNPPLNSPIQLNSPPPSPLHPPTPPPPHLLYAPTLPWTYLSLPERVQAQPLPEVNVIDMRDELQDGNRSILSRSLQTALTTMKAEGNQGLLFIHRRGHSSFVSCRSCGHVMMCPHCDVSLSYHQPGANSAMTLRCHYCNYSQGHPKHCPACSSPYLKHFGSGTQRVVNALAEIFPELSCIRFDSDTTRTKGAHRALLTRFAEGGADLLVGTQMLTKGIDLPQVTLVGIIAADGLLYMNDYWASERALQMLIQVAGRAGRGTQPGQVFLQTYTPEHPVVEAVTRHAYEGFIAAEWAQRQLLQYPPAGQMVLLRLSSTDPEAVQQTADTLAQQVTQRLVGSSYQLLGPAPAPIPRVARRYRWHLVVKGPLDEPLPDLQDLKRHCPKQVSLTIDVDPLNLA